A window of Desulfuromonadales bacterium contains these coding sequences:
- a CDS encoding enoyl-CoA hydratase-related protein, which translates to HLEASDRVRVVLLAGSGKTFCAGADLDWMRRTAGYGRSENLADALGLAELMKTLDRLEKPTIALVQGPAYGGGVGLVACCDLAVAAPAARFRFSEVRLGLVPAVISPYVVTAIGARAARRYFLTAEEFDAAEARRLGLVHEVVEENRLHEQARAWSELLLQNGPRAMAAAKELVRAVARGPIDAGMLAVTAEKIAELRASGEGREGMSAFLEKRRPGWVKK; encoded by the coding sequence CATCTCGAGGCCAGCGACAGGGTGCGCGTCGTCCTGCTGGCAGGCAGCGGCAAGACCTTCTGCGCCGGCGCCGACCTCGACTGGATGCGCCGCACCGCCGGCTACGGCCGGTCCGAAAACCTTGCCGACGCTCTGGGCCTGGCCGAGCTGATGAAGACCCTCGACCGCCTCGAGAAGCCGACCATCGCCCTGGTGCAGGGACCGGCTTACGGGGGGGGCGTCGGCCTCGTCGCCTGCTGCGACCTGGCGGTGGCCGCGCCGGCGGCCCGCTTCCGCTTCTCCGAGGTCCGCCTCGGCCTCGTGCCGGCGGTAATCTCTCCTTATGTGGTGACGGCCATCGGCGCCCGCGCGGCGCGGCGCTACTTTCTCACCGCCGAGGAGTTCGACGCCGCCGAGGCCCGCCGCCTGGGGCTGGTGCACGAGGTGGTGGAGGAGAACCGGCTGCACGAGCAGGCCCGCGCCTGGAGCGAACTGCTGCTGCAGAACGGCCCCCGGGCCATGGCCGCTGCCAAGGAACTGGTGCGGGCGGTGGCGCGCGGCCCCATCGACGCAGGGATGCTGGCCGTCACCGCCGAAAAGATCGCCGAACTGCGCGCCTCGGGCGAGGGACGCGAGGGGATGAGCGCCTTCCTGGAGAAGCGCCGCCCAGGCTGGGTCAAGAAGTGA
- a CDS encoding biotin carboxylase N-terminal domain-containing protein → MFTKLLIANRGEIACRILRTARRLGVASVAVYSDADRDALHVALADEAYRLGPPPPAESYLKIDTLVEIARKSGAGAVHPGYGFLAENAAFAEACEAAGLAFVGPPPAAIRAMGLKSEARRLVAEAGVPLVPGFFDPDQSPQRLHQAAAELGFPVLIKASAGGGGKGMRVVHSAKEFDRALESCRREAATAFGDDAVLVEKFLPGVRHIEVQIFADRHGNAVHLFERDCSLQRRYQKIIEESPAPGITADLRQKLGETALAAARAAGYLGAGTVEFLLAADGAFYFNEMNTRLQVEHPVTELITGIDLVEWQLRVAAGEPLPLRQEEISLHGHAIEARLCAEDPSRDFLPATGKLEALHFPAESAHLRIDTGVRQGDRVAIHYDPLLAKLLALGDDREEARRRLQRLLGETLVAGVTTNLDFLAAVLAHPGYAKAEIDTGFIERHRPALFPAPGPAPAEAKVLAALFLLLCRTVTAKEAASASADPWSPWHRTDGWRLNGGSCRPFTLRDGEEEFTVVLRRRQDGWLAEVAHDRLAVEGALTESGEMAVEIAGRRVSARAAVQAAELTLLFEGRRYRFGLGEQRGEGHGAENAGGRLTAPMPGRVLAVLVEPGARVRRGEPLLVLEAMKMEHTIAAPADGVVKEVHFQAGQQVEEGARLMSMESAGEKSDATAEKGQTG, encoded by the coding sequence ATGTTCACCAAGCTCCTCATCGCCAACCGCGGCGAAATCGCCTGCCGCATCCTTCGCACCGCCCGCCGCCTCGGCGTGGCAAGCGTCGCCGTCTACTCCGACGCCGACCGCGACGCCCTGCACGTTGCCCTGGCCGACGAGGCGTACCGGCTCGGCCCGCCGCCGCCGGCGGAGAGCTACCTGAAGATCGACACCCTGGTCGAAATCGCCCGCAAAAGCGGCGCCGGCGCGGTCCATCCCGGCTACGGTTTTCTCGCCGAGAATGCCGCCTTCGCCGAGGCCTGTGAAGCGGCCGGCCTCGCCTTCGTCGGACCGCCGCCGGCGGCAATCCGTGCCATGGGTCTGAAGAGCGAGGCCCGCCGGCTCGTGGCCGAAGCCGGTGTCCCCCTCGTCCCCGGCTTCTTCGATCCCGACCAGAGCCCGCAGCGGCTGCATCAGGCGGCGGCCGAGCTCGGCTTTCCGGTGCTGATCAAGGCGAGCGCCGGCGGCGGCGGCAAGGGGATGCGGGTGGTGCACTCGGCGAAAGAGTTCGACCGCGCCCTGGAATCGTGCCGGCGGGAGGCGGCTACTGCCTTCGGCGACGACGCCGTGCTGGTCGAGAAGTTCCTCCCCGGTGTCCGCCACATCGAAGTCCAGATCTTCGCCGACCGGCACGGCAATGCCGTTCACCTCTTCGAGCGCGACTGTTCCCTGCAGCGCCGCTACCAGAAGATCATCGAGGAGTCGCCGGCGCCGGGGATCACCGCGGATTTGCGGCAGAAGCTGGGGGAGACGGCGCTGGCGGCGGCCCGGGCCGCCGGTTACCTCGGGGCCGGCACCGTCGAGTTCCTGCTGGCAGCGGACGGCGCCTTCTATTTCAACGAGATGAACACGCGGCTGCAGGTGGAGCACCCGGTGACCGAGCTGATCACCGGCATCGACTTGGTGGAGTGGCAGCTGCGGGTCGCGGCAGGCGAGCCGCTTCCCCTTCGGCAGGAGGAGATATCCCTCCACGGCCACGCCATCGAGGCCCGCCTCTGTGCCGAGGACCCGTCCCGCGATTTCCTCCCCGCCACCGGGAAACTGGAAGCCTTGCACTTTCCGGCCGAATCAGCCCATCTCCGCATCGACACGGGAGTGCGTCAGGGGGACCGGGTGGCGATCCATTACGACCCGCTCCTCGCCAAGCTGCTCGCCCTGGGCGATGATCGCGAGGAGGCCCGGCGGCGGCTCCAGCGGCTGCTGGGCGAAACCCTGGTCGCCGGGGTGACGACCAACCTCGATTTTCTCGCCGCCGTCCTCGCCCACCCGGGCTACGCGAAGGCCGAAATCGATACCGGCTTCATCGAGCGGCACCGCCCCGCCCTCTTCCCCGCCCCGGGACCGGCGCCGGCCGAAGCAAAGGTTCTGGCGGCCCTATTTCTGCTGCTGTGCCGGACTGTAACTGCAAAGGAGGCGGCCAGCGCTTCGGCCGACCCCTGGTCTCCCTGGCACCGCACCGACGGCTGGCGGCTCAACGGCGGAAGCTGCCGGCCATTCACCCTGCGCGATGGCGAGGAGGAGTTTACCGTCGTCCTGCGCCGACGGCAGGACGGTTGGCTGGCCGAGGTGGCGCACGACAGGCTGGCGGTGGAAGGAGCGCTGACAGAGTCGGGGGAAATGGCCGTCGAGATCGCCGGCCGCAGGGTCAGCGCCCGGGCAGCCGTGCAGGCGGCGGAGCTGACCCTGCTCTTCGAAGGCCGGCGCTACCGCTTCGGCCTCGGCGAACAGCGGGGTGAAGGGCACGGTGCGGAGAATGCCGGCGGACGGCTCACCGCGCCGATGCCGGGACGGGTGCTGGCCGTGCTGGTCGAGCCGGGCGCCCGGGTCCGGCGGGGGGAACCCTTGCTGGTCCTCGAAGCGATGAAGATGGAGCACACCATCGCCGCCCCCGCGGACGGCGTGGTGAAGGAGGTACATTTTCAGGCCGGCCAGCAGGTGGAAGAGGGGGCGCGGCTGATGTCCATGGAGAGCGCCGGGGAGAAGAGCGATGCGACTGCCGAAAAGGGTCAGACTGGTTGA
- a CDS encoding hydroxymethylglutaryl-CoA lyase, translated as MRLPKRVRLVEVGPRDGLQNEPGSVPAEVRIGLIERLADAGLTVIEAGSFVSPARVPQMAATDQVLAGLSHRPGVRYPVLVPNRQGLEAALAAGAKDIAVFAAASDTFSRRNIGCSIAESLEHYREVCTIARERDMHIRGYVSCALGCPFEGEVMPFAVRELAAALQAMGCEEISLGDTIGVGTPGKARALVEAVGAKVPVESLACHFHDTYGQALANTLAVLELGVAIFDSSVAGLGGCPFAPGAAGNVASEDLLYMLDGLGIETGVDLGKLVEAGRFICDHLGRPSGSKVAIAVAHKT; from the coding sequence ATGCGACTGCCGAAAAGGGTCAGACTGGTTGAGGTCGGGCCGCGCGACGGCCTGCAGAACGAGCCGGGAAGCGTGCCGGCGGAGGTCCGCATCGGACTGATCGAGCGGCTGGCCGACGCCGGCCTCACCGTCATCGAGGCCGGGTCCTTCGTCTCGCCGGCCAGGGTGCCGCAGATGGCGGCAACGGATCAAGTGCTGGCCGGGCTATCCCACCGCCCGGGCGTCCGCTACCCCGTCCTCGTTCCCAACCGGCAAGGGCTGGAGGCGGCACTGGCCGCCGGGGCGAAGGATATCGCCGTCTTTGCCGCCGCTTCGGATACGTTCTCCCGGCGCAACATCGGCTGCTCCATCGCCGAGAGCCTGGAGCACTACCGGGAGGTGTGCACCATCGCCCGCGAACGGGATATGCACATCCGCGGCTACGTCTCCTGCGCCCTCGGCTGTCCCTTCGAGGGAGAGGTCATGCCTTTCGCCGTGCGCGAGCTGGCCGCAGCCTTGCAAGCGATGGGGTGCGAAGAGATCTCCCTCGGCGACACCATCGGCGTCGGCACGCCGGGGAAGGCGCGCGCCCTGGTCGAGGCGGTCGGCGCGAAGGTGCCGGTGGAGAGTCTTGCCTGCCATTTCCACGACACCTATGGCCAAGCCCTGGCCAACACCCTGGCGGTGCTGGAACTCGGCGTCGCCATCTTCGACAGCTCGGTCGCCGGCCTCGGCGGCTGCCCCTTCGCGCCGGGTGCGGCCGGCAACGTCGCCAGCGAGGACCTGCTCTACATGCTCGACGGCCTCGGCATCGAGACCGGGGTCGATCTGGGGAAACTGGTTGAAGCCGGGCGCTTCATCTGCGACCACCTCGGCCGGCCCTCAGGGTCAAAGGTCGCCATCGCGGTAGCACATAAAACCTGA
- a CDS encoding phosphoribosyltransferase family protein has protein sequence MGEFDIREIEEMRERTAVFSDRGDGGERLAELLMPWRAEQPLVLGIPAGGVPVAARVAQQLGCCLDVAVVSKVTVPWNPEAGYGAVAFDGTVRLNDCLLACLGLSDEQVGAGIDQALEKVQRRMQLMRGARPLPDMAERLVVLVDDGLASGFTMRVAVEALRKAGATRLVVAVPTGHLEAVQGLAPQVEMVCCANIRSGWSFAVAAAYRHWRDVSEWQACRILSRFARDEKKRAEM, from the coding sequence ATGGGAGAGTTCGACATTCGGGAAATAGAGGAGATGCGTGAGCGGACGGCAGTCTTCAGCGATCGGGGGGATGGCGGAGAGAGGCTGGCGGAGCTGCTCATGCCGTGGCGGGCGGAGCAGCCGCTGGTGCTCGGTATCCCGGCCGGCGGCGTGCCGGTGGCGGCGCGGGTGGCGCAGCAGCTTGGCTGCTGTCTGGACGTGGCGGTGGTCAGCAAGGTGACCGTCCCCTGGAATCCCGAGGCCGGCTACGGCGCCGTTGCTTTCGACGGGACCGTGCGTCTCAACGATTGCCTGCTCGCCTGTCTTGGCCTGAGCGATGAGCAGGTTGGGGCGGGGATCGACCAGGCCCTCGAAAAGGTCCAGCGGCGGATGCAGCTGATGCGGGGGGCACGGCCTCTCCCCGACATGGCGGAAAGGCTGGTCGTTTTGGTCGACGACGGGCTTGCCTCCGGCTTCACCATGCGGGTAGCGGTGGAGGCGCTGCGCAAGGCCGGGGCGACCCGCCTGGTGGTCGCCGTCCCTACCGGGCACCTGGAGGCAGTCCAGGGGCTGGCGCCCCAGGTCGAGATGGTCTGCTGCGCCAATATCCGCAGCGGCTGGAGCTTTGCCGTCGCCGCCGCCTACCGTCACTGGCGGGACGTCTCCGAATGGCAGGCCTGCCGTATCCTGTCGCGCTTCGCCCGGGATGAAAAGAAGAGAGCGGAGATGTAA
- a CDS encoding CbiX/SirB N-terminal domain-containing protein, giving the protein MRTCLILLAHGSPDPRWRAPFEKLAATLKAEFGADRVKLAYLEYAAPSLEDVAGELAREGEGQCRLRILPLFMSGGGHVDRDIPGLVAALGWKYPEIAAEILPAAGEHPKVLAALREIAGEALRLPRNT; this is encoded by the coding sequence ATGCGCACCTGCCTGATCCTGCTCGCCCACGGCAGCCCCGACCCCCGCTGGCGGGCGCCTTTCGAGAAGCTGGCCGCCACCCTCAAGGCCGAGTTCGGCGCCGACCGGGTCAAGCTCGCCTACCTGGAATACGCCGCCCCGTCCCTGGAGGACGTGGCCGGCGAGCTGGCCCGGGAAGGGGAAGGCCAATGCCGGCTGCGCATCCTGCCGCTGTTCATGTCCGGCGGCGGCCACGTCGACCGGGACATCCCCGGCCTGGTGGCGGCCCTCGGCTGGAAGTACCCGGAGATCGCGGCGGAGATCCTGCCGGCGGCCGGCGAGCATCCGAAGGTCCTTGCGGCGCTGCGGGAAATCGCCGGAGAGGCGCTGCGGCTGCCCAGAAACACGTAG